The genome window AATGCGGCGCAGCGGGCGTTCGAGGACGCCTTCGACGCACAGCCGAGCGGCCTGATGGCGGCAGGCCTGAACGAGGCGCAGGAATTCTCACTGGTGCAGTTGCGTGAAGCCTGCCGGTTGGCGCTGTCGGAGTCCGCGTCGGACGGCTCTGGACAGGCGGCCGACGGCGGGAGGCAGATGGCACGGTCACGCCTTCTGATGATTCTCGAACTCTGCGAACGGATGGTCGCTGCCGGCAGCGCCAATGAGGTGCTCTGGGCAAGCCGACCAAGCAGCTTCACTCCCGGATCCGGGTATTCGCCGGCGGATGATTCCGCGCCGGCCACCATCAGCATTGCGCCGTTGTCGGTGGCCGGACGCCTGCGACAGGGCCTGTTCGAGGACCACACGGTCGTGCTCACCTCAGCAACCCTTGCTATCGGATCCGAATTCGGACCGGTCGCCGGTGCACTTGGGCTCGCAGGTGAGGGAGCGCCGTCCTGGACCGGCGTGGACGTGGGAAGCCCGTTCGATTATCCGAAGCAGGGCGTTCTCTATGTGGCGAAAGACCTCCCGAAGCCTGGCCGGTCCACATCGGAAGAACAACTGGACGAACTCACCGCGCTCCTCAAGGCCTCGCACGGGGGAGCGCTGGGACTATTTTCCTCCCGGCGGGCCGCGGAGGAGGCCGCAGAGGCACTGCGTGCACGAGTCGACGTCGACATCCTCTGCCAGGGCGAGTCCTCCATGTCTGCACTCGTGAAGCAGTTCGCTGAGGAGCCTGATACCTGCCTGTTCGGGACAATGTCACTGTGGCAGGGCGTGGATGTGCCGGGTCATTCGTGCCGGTTGGTGGTCATCGACCGAATCCCGTTCCCTCGTCCGGACGACCCGCTGATGACCGCACGTACCCGTAACGTCGCGAAGAATGGAGGGAACGGCTTCATGAGCGTCGCGGCGACCCATGCAGCAGTCCGCCTCGCCCAGGGGGCGGGGCGACTGATCCGGGCAAGCGGCGACCGCGGGATGGTGGCCGTTCTTGACTCCCGCCTTGCAACCGCGGCCTATGGTGGGTTCCTTCGGGCCGCGCTGCCGCCCTTTTGGCCCACGACTGACAGGTCCACCGCACTGGCGATCCTGTCGAGACTGGCCGCGTCAGCGCAGCCGGCCTAGCGCTGTTCACGGAAGCGTCAGAGAGCCCGCATCACTGATACGACCTTGCCCATGATCGTTGCATGGTCGCCGAGGATCGGTTCATAGCTGGTGTTCTGCGGCAAAAGCCAGGTGTGGCCGTCGCGCTGCCGGAAGGTTTTCACCGTAGCTTCGTCATCAAGCAGCGCAGCGACGACATCGCCGTTCTCAGCATTGTTCTGACGGCGTACAACCACCCAGTCGCCGTCACAGATTGCGGCGTCGATCATTGAATCTCCCGAAACCCGGAGCATGAAAAGCTCACCGTGCCCAACCAGTTGGCGCGGCAGCGGCATGACGTCCTCAACGAGTTGATCGGCGAGGATGGGACCGCCGGCCGCGATTCGGCCAACCAGGGGAACCATCGCTGCATCAACAGCTGACGACGGCGACAGCTCGGGATCGGCCACAGTCAAGTCGGGCGCCTCGCGGGGGGCGTCCTCCGCGAGGGTCAGAGGCAGCAGGATCTCCATTGCGCGGGGACGCTTGGGGTCCCGGCGGATGTATCCCATCCGCTCAAGCTGAGCGAGCTGGTGCGTGACGCTGGACAAGCTGGCAAGCCCAACCGTGTCGCCGATTTCACGCATTGACGGCGGGTAGCCGTGGGCGGCCACGCTGCGCTGGATGGTCTCGAGAATCTTCTTCTGCCGAGGAGTCAGTCCTTTTGGCGTGGCACGACCCCGCGGGCGTCCCCGCCCGCGCTTGATGGCCGCGCCGGGAACCTCGGCCACACCCTCTGCCGCACTGAGATCTGCCACGAATTGCCATCCCTTTCCTACGGCTGGGAGACGTTGTTGCCGGTGCCTTCCCTGTTACCAGTGAACCGGCGTTGCCGGTGGTGCCGGCTCCCCAACCTGTTTTGTCGGTGGTGGGTGATGAGCTGGTTCCCGAAGCGGCCGGACCTTCACCCTTGCCAGTAACGCTAGGTCAGCGGGTGGGCCTTTTCAAACATTTGTTCGAGCGAGTCTCGACATTATTAGTTCATAGGTGCTAGAAATAAACGCAGGAATAGAACATAGCTTCGAAAAAAGCTCTGGACGGTCCACCAGAAAGGCAAGACACCATGTCGACGCTAGATATCGCCGGACACTCTCCCTTCTCAGGGGCACGCCTCACCGCAGTCGCACAGGCAGGCCCGGCGCGTACACCCCGCGAGGAACCTAGGCCTGTTGTATCGCCTCTGCGCCTAACCAGGCGCGGCTGGTTGGTCCTGGTGGCCCTGCCCCTTTCACTCCTTGCGGCTGCTTCGCTTGTTGTCGGTGCATTCTTCACTTCACAGGCGCAGGCGTCGTCCTCCCCGGGGAATTTCACGTCCACCGTTCACGTCAACGTTGCCGCCGGTGAAACCCTGTGGTCCCTGGCAGCAGAGTATGCGCCGCAACGCGATCCCCGTGCCGTGGTTGAGGAGATCGTTGAGCTCAACGCGCTGAACTCATCGACTGTCCAGGCGGGCCAGTCCCTTCACATTCCCGTAGCGCAGCCCTGATCACCTTCTCTTTCGCCGGGACAGCAGAACTTTCGCTGCCGTAACATCGCAGTCCGCTACCGCCGATTGTTGGTTGCCGGTTGCGGGGCATTAAACTCTGGTGGTGACCGATCAGCTTGAACGCCTTGGCCGACTACCACTCCGGGAGAACCTGCGCGGACTTCGTCCGTATGGGGCACCACAGCTCGATGTGCCCATACTGCTGAACGTCAACGAGAATACGTACGGTGTGCCGGAGGACGTCCGGTCGGCCATTGTCGAAGCCGTGCAGGAGGCCGTTTCCGGCCTCAACCGCTACCCGGACCGGGAGTTCACCGTCCTTCGGGAGCACCTCGCGCACTACCTGGGTCACGGGCTCACGGCTGACAATATCTGGGCCGCGAACGGCTCCAATGAGGTCCTGCAGCACATCCTGCTGGCATTCGGCGGCCCTGGCCGGAGCGCCCTCGGTTTTCCGCCTACCTACTCCATGTACCCGCTGCTCGCGGGCTCCACCGGCACCGCTTACGTAACGGGCAGCAGGCAGGAGAACTTCAACCTGGACGCTCGCTCGGCCGCCGAAGAGGTGGCAGCTACCGGCGCAAACGTGGTGTTCCTATGTAGCCCGAACAACCCCACCGGGACGGCGCTGACCCAAGAGGTCGTCGCCGAGGTCTACGACGCCGGAGAGGCCGCCCAGGCCATCATCATCGTCGATGAAGCCTACGCAGAGTTCTCCCACGAGGGAACGCCCAGCGCCCTGGAACTGCTTCCCGGACGGGAGCGCCTCATTGTGTCAAGGACCATGAGCAAGGCCTTCGCGCTTGCCGGAGCACGGCTCGGTTACCTGGCGGCAGCGCCGGAGATCGCCGACGCGCTGAGGCTGGTCCGGCTTCCTTACCACCTTTCGGCAGTTACCCAGGCCACCGCAGTTGCTGCCCTCACGCACTCCCACAGGTTGCTCGCCAACGTGAACGAGATCAAACGCCAGCGGGACCGGATCGTCACCGAGCTGACAGGCATGGGACTGACTGTGGCTCCTTCGGACGCGAACTTCGTGCTGTTCGGTGGGCTCGAGGACCCGCGGGCGGTCTGGCAGGGCTTGCTCGATGCAGGGGTCTTAATCCGTGACGTCGGCATCCCCAACCACCTGAGGGTGACTGCGGGAACCGAGAAAGAGACCAGCATCTTCCTCGAGACTCTCGAATCCCTTATCCGTCCAAGCGTCTCCTAGACTGGACGCGGATGCATACGCGGGTTCTGACGCCCGCGAATTGCCGTTACAACCCCTAAGGACTCCCAATGACCGCGGAAGCTACCGCCCTTCGCACTGCCCGACGTGAGCGGACCACCAGCGAATCGTCGGTGTTCGTCGAGCTTGACCTCGACGGGACCGGGCGCTCCGAGATCAGTACCTCGGTGCCCTTCTACGACCACATGCTCACGGCACTGGCCAAGCACTCATCGATCGACCTCACGGTGCGGGCCAGCGGTGATACACACATCGACGTCCACCACACTGTCGAGGACGTCGCCATCACCCTCGGAGAGGTGCTTCGCGAAGCGCTTGGAAACAAGGCGGGCATCCGCCGGTTCGGGGAAGCCACGGTTCCGCTTGACGAGGCTCTTGCCAACGCCGTCGTGGACATTTCCGGCAGGCCGTACCTGGTGCACTCCGGGGAGCCTGCCGGCCAGGAATACCACCTCATCGGCGGACACTTCACGGGCTCCCTGACGCGACATGTCTTTGAGGCGATCACCCTCCATGCCCAAATCTGCCTGCACATGACCGTCCTGGGCGGCAGGGATCCGCACCATATCGTCGAGGCGCAGTTCAAGGCCTTTGCGCGTGCGCTCCGGGCTGCCGTGGAGCCGGATCCGCGCGTCACCGGAATTCCTTCCACCAAGGGGGCCCTGTGAGCGCGCCGAAAGTAACCGTCCTCGACTACGGTTCGGGAAATATCCGCTCCGCTGTCCGCGCCCTCGAGCACGTGGGAGCTGACGTCACGCTCAGCGCAACCCCTGACGATGTGCTGAACGCAGACGGTCTGGTGGTTCCCGGTGTTGGAGCTTTCGCCGCGGTCATGCAGGGCCTCAAGGAGGTAGACGCGCTGCGGATGATTGGCCGCCGGGTAGCCGGAGGCAGGCCGGTGCTCGGTATATGCGTCGGACTCCAGATCCTCTTCGAAGAGGGCGTGGAGCACGGCGTGCGCACCGCAGGAATGGGGGAGTGGCCCGGCACCGTCGAGCGTCTCAAGGCGGACGTGGTCCCGCACATGGGATGGAACACGGTCGACGCGCCGGCAGGCTCAGTGCTTTTTGACGGCATCGGCGACGAACGGTTCTACTTCGTCCACTCCTACGGTGTGCAGGAGTGGAACTTCGACGTCAACCAGCCGGCAATGCACCCGCCGCTGGTGACCTGGTCCACGCACGGCGGCCCCTTCATCGCGGCGGTGGAGAACGGTCCGCTTTCGGCAACCCAGTTCCACCCGGAAAAGTCCGGGGACGCCGGCGCACAGTTGCTCCGCAACTGGACCGGCAGTCTGCGCTGACCCATGTGGAGCGTACTCCTCATGGGACTTGCGGGGCTGCTGATCGGCGGCGTCGTCTCGTTCCACAAGCAGGGAATGCCGCGGGCGCTCATCGTAAGTTTCGGCGTGCTCGCTGTCATGGCCCTGGTCGCCGCCTACCTGCTCACCCTTACTCCATAACCTGTCGCATCCGGCAGCAACCCACTCGAACAAAGGAACTGCATGAGTCCCTTCACCGAATCGCCCATCCTTGAACTGCTTCCCGCGGTCGACGTTGCCGACGGCCAGGCGGTGCGCCTGGTCCAGGGTGAAGCCGGAAGCGAAACGAGCTACGGTGACCCCCTGGATGCTGCGATGCAGTGGCAGAACGACGGCGCCGAGTGGGTCCATCTCGTGGACCTGGACGCAGCATTCGGGCGCGGCTCCAACCGCGAGATCCTGCGGCGCGTGGTTCAGGAACTGAAGATCAAGGTGGAGCTTTCCGGCGGGATCCGGGACGACGCCTCCCTCGAAGAGGCCCTCGAACTCGGCGCGGAGCGCGTCAACCTGGGCACGGCGGCACTGGAGAACCCCGAGTGGACCGCGAGCGCGATCGC of Arthrobacter sp. JZ12 contains these proteins:
- a CDS encoding ATP-dependent DNA helicase, translating into MADGQVDPLELLDDVVEAMGGQRRSGQHEMVRQVEEAIQSGRHLLVQAGTGTGKSLAYLLPLIAHAVRSDTTSIVSTATLALQAQIVNRDLPRLLETLRDSLPRPVNVALLKGRSNYVCRHKTAGGFPDDDESGTLFALDGESAAPHPAAGPSTPLGREIVRLREWAEETETGDRDELLPGVSDRAWRQVSVSSMECLGAQKCPVAEECFSELAREKAGQADIVITNHALLAINAFEGLAVLPEHDVVVIDEAHELHDRVTSAVSGQLSGSLVAAATTAARRHLGVDTDVLNAAQRAFEDAFDAQPSGLMAAGLNEAQEFSLVQLREACRLALSESASDGSGQAADGGRQMARSRLLMILELCERMVAAGSANEVLWASRPSSFTPGSGYSPADDSAPATISIAPLSVAGRLRQGLFEDHTVVLTSATLAIGSEFGPVAGALGLAGEGAPSWTGVDVGSPFDYPKQGVLYVAKDLPKPGRSTSEEQLDELTALLKASHGGALGLFSSRRAAEEAAEALRARVDVDILCQGESSMSALVKQFAEEPDTCLFGTMSLWQGVDVPGHSCRLVVIDRIPFPRPDDPLMTARTRNVAKNGGNGFMSVAATHAAVRLAQGAGRLIRASGDRGMVAVLDSRLATAAYGGFLRAALPPFWPTTDRSTALAILSRLAASAQPA
- the lexA gene encoding transcriptional repressor LexA, which codes for MKRGRGRPRGRATPKGLTPRQKKILETIQRSVAAHGYPPSMREIGDTVGLASLSSVTHQLAQLERMGYIRRDPKRPRAMEILLPLTLAEDAPREAPDLTVADPELSPSSAVDAAMVPLVGRIAAGGPILADQLVEDVMPLPRQLVGHGELFMLRVSGDSMIDAAICDGDWVVVRRQNNAENGDVVAALLDDEATVKTFRQRDGHTWLLPQNTSYEPILGDHATIMGKVVSVMRAL
- a CDS encoding LysM peptidoglycan-binding domain-containing protein codes for the protein MSTLDIAGHSPFSGARLTAVAQAGPARTPREEPRPVVSPLRLTRRGWLVLVALPLSLLAAASLVVGAFFTSQAQASSSPGNFTSTVHVNVAAGETLWSLAAEYAPQRDPRAVVEEIVELNALNSSTVQAGQSLHIPVAQP
- a CDS encoding histidinol-phosphate transaminase; translation: MTDQLERLGRLPLRENLRGLRPYGAPQLDVPILLNVNENTYGVPEDVRSAIVEAVQEAVSGLNRYPDREFTVLREHLAHYLGHGLTADNIWAANGSNEVLQHILLAFGGPGRSALGFPPTYSMYPLLAGSTGTAYVTGSRQENFNLDARSAAEEVAATGANVVFLCSPNNPTGTALTQEVVAEVYDAGEAAQAIIIVDEAYAEFSHEGTPSALELLPGRERLIVSRTMSKAFALAGARLGYLAAAPEIADALRLVRLPYHLSAVTQATAVAALTHSHRLLANVNEIKRQRDRIVTELTGMGLTVAPSDANFVLFGGLEDPRAVWQGLLDAGVLIRDVGIPNHLRVTAGTEKETSIFLETLESLIRPSVS
- the hisB gene encoding imidazoleglycerol-phosphate dehydratase HisB encodes the protein MTAEATALRTARRERTTSESSVFVELDLDGTGRSEISTSVPFYDHMLTALAKHSSIDLTVRASGDTHIDVHHTVEDVAITLGEVLREALGNKAGIRRFGEATVPLDEALANAVVDISGRPYLVHSGEPAGQEYHLIGGHFTGSLTRHVFEAITLHAQICLHMTVLGGRDPHHIVEAQFKAFARALRAAVEPDPRVTGIPSTKGAL
- the hisH gene encoding imidazole glycerol phosphate synthase subunit HisH, producing the protein MSAPKVTVLDYGSGNIRSAVRALEHVGADVTLSATPDDVLNADGLVVPGVGAFAAVMQGLKEVDALRMIGRRVAGGRPVLGICVGLQILFEEGVEHGVRTAGMGEWPGTVERLKADVVPHMGWNTVDAPAGSVLFDGIGDERFYFVHSYGVQEWNFDVNQPAMHPPLVTWSTHGGPFIAAVENGPLSATQFHPEKSGDAGAQLLRNWTGSLR